A region of the Pricia mediterranea genome:
CCGTTCGGGCAAACAGGCCCTTTATCTTTTACCGGAAATCGCGTTGACTACCCAGTTGATTGCCCGCTTGCAAGATTACTTCGGGGAAAAAGTATCCATTTATCATTCCAAATACAACATACAGGAAAGGGTAGAGGTGTGGAACAATGTCTTGGCCAAAAAGCCCAAGGCACAAATCGTTATCGGGGCCCGTTCCGCCTTGTTTCTGCCGTATTCCGAATTGGGACTTATCGTTGTAGATGAAGAGCACGAAGGCTCTTTCAAGCAGTTCGATCCTGCGCCCCGATACCACGCCCGCGATGCCGCCATTGTATTGGCCAACCTGCACAGTAGTAATATTCTACTCGGTTCCGCCACCCCGAGTATCGAAAGTTATCACAATGCCCGAACGGGCAAATACGCTTACGCGGAGATCAGGCGGCGGTTCGGAAACGTGCTGATGCCAGAGATCGAACTTGTAGACCTTAAAGAGCATGCCCGAAAGAAGCGAATGAAGGGGCATTTCTCGGAACGCTTGCTCGAGGAAATCAAGGAATCCCTGGAGGGGGGCGAGCAGATCATTCTCTTTCAAAACCGTCGGGGATATGCGCCCATCGTGGAATGTACGACCTGCGGACATTCTCCACAATGCCCCAACTGCGATGTGAGCCTTACCTTTCATAAGTACAAAAAGCAGTTGCGCTGCCATTATTGTGGTTATCATATGGCCCTTCAGGAAAGCTGTCAGGCTTGCGGCAGTCCCACTTTAGATACCAAGGGCTTCGGTACCGAACAGGTCGAAAAGGAACTGGAGACCCTGTTGCCAGAGGCGAAGACTTGGCGAATGGATCTGGATACCACCCGCGGGAAACACGGCTATGAAAAAATCATTACCGCTTTCGAACAGCAGGAGATGGACATCCTGGTGGGCACCCAAATGCTTACCAAAGGCCTTGATTTTAGGAATGTTGGCCTCGTGGGTATCATGAATGCGGATTCCCTTTTGAATTTTCCCGACTATCGGGCGCACGAACGCTGCTTCCAACTATTGACCCAGGTAGCGGGTAGGGCAGGGCGAACCCAAAAACGGGGCAAGGTCATTATACAGAGTTACAATCCGTACCATCGGATCTTGACCCAAGTATCCAACAACGACTATGAAGGCATGTTCAAGGAGCAGTTGTACGAGCGGGAACAGTTTAAATATCCTCCCGAAATCCGAATCGTACGGATTACCTTTAAGCATAAGGAGTACAACCGCTTGAACGAGGCCGCCGAATGGTTTGCCAAGGCCTTGCGCGGTGCTTTGGGCAGTAATGTGCTCGGACCGGAATACCCGCCGGTCGCGCGTATCCGGAACCAGTATTTAAAAAACGTAATGGTCAAGATTCCCCAGAACGCATCATTGACCAAGACCAAAGAGATTACCAGGCGGATCGAAAAATCGTTTAATGCGATTTCTCAATACCGGAGTGTTCGGGTTATCTATAATGTAGATCATATTTAACGGAAAATTGATTCAATAGAACGTCAAGTTAAATCCACCGTCACATCGAGCGCATTCGAGATGCAAAATAAAACACCGCTGCCTCCAATTAAGGAAACAGCGGTGCTTTAAATTTTTAAGGTACAATGCTAAACGTTGCTCAAGGCTTCGGCCAATTCGGTCTTTTTGTTCCTGCTTAAGGGAATCGACCGTCCGCTTACCTCGACGTTCTTGCTGTTAAATTTTTCGATTTTCTCCAAATTCACGATATACGATTTGTGGATACGAAGAAATTTCTCTTCCGGCAGTTCTTTTTCGAACGATTTCATGGTGGACAAGATGACGATATTGGCCTCATCGGTCACCAATTTGATGTAATCGCCAAGGGCCTCGATCCACTTGATGTCATTGAGGATTACCTTGCGTTTTTTCAGGTTGCTTTTAACGAAAATGTGCTCTTCGTCTTCCAAGGTCTGATGCATTTGCTCATATTTCGAGATGGCTCTTTTGACCGAGGCATCGAAACGGGCCAAGGTAATCGGTTTGTGCAGGTAATCGGTCACATCGTAATCGAAGGCCTTTAGCGCATAATCGGGCTTTCCGGTAATCAGGATAACCTGTGGACTGTTCTCAAGGGATTCGAGTAGGTCGAACCCGTTGATGATAGGCATCTCCACATCGAGAAAAATCAAATCGATTTCATGGTTCTTGATGCCGTTCTTGGCCTCGATCGCGTTGCTGTATTCCGCAACCATAGTCAACTGCGGATGGCTGTTTACCAGCTTTACGACAGCCATTCGTTGCATGGACGAATCGTCTACGATAATACTTCTTAATTTCATAAATGGGGCGATTTGTGGGCTTTAACCATGGTCAAATTACTAAAAAAACACCTTCAACTACAAATAATATGTATGAATGGCAGTTTTTTTGATGTATTCGACGATGAACCCAGGTTAAGATTTGGGTATGTTTGGTTTTTTTTGGGTTATACCAATATAGAACGAAGAAATTATGATTTTCTTGTAATGTGTCTCAAATATTCTTACTTTTGCGCACTTAAAAAATATACATTTATGAACCATTACGAAACTGTTTTCATCTTGAATCCCGTGCTTTCTGAAGAACAGATAGCGGAAACAGTTAAGAAATTCGAGGATTTCTTAATTAAGAATGGCGCCAAAATGGTCTCCAAGGAAAATTGGGGACTTAAAAAATTGGCCTATGCCATCCAACACAAAAAGAGTGGGTTTTACCACTTGTTCGAATTTACTGCCCCCGGGGAGGTTGTTGCTCCTTACGAGCAAGAGCTGAAAAGGGAAGAGCGTGTGATGCGCTTTTTAACGGTCAAATTGGATAAGCACGCCATCGAGTGGGCAGAAAAAAGAAGAAGTAGGCTAAAAACCAAAGCGTAAAGACATGGCAACATTACAACAACAGGCAAAAGGGAAAAAGGACGGTGAAATCCGCTATTTGACCCCATTGAACATCG
Encoded here:
- the priA gene encoding replication restart helicase PriA, whose translation is MSYFINVVLPVPLEKLFTYRVSKSEAAFLRPGMRVGVPFGKSKIYTALVHEVHSRPPEVYEAKEIHRILDEHPIVNDVQLRHWQWIADYYMCSLGEVFRAAVPGAFLLESETLILRNQQMTVDETDLEDDEFLVYEALQHQSTLKVHEVSSIVDRKNILPVLNRLLEKNVILLKEEMYEQYRPKLVRYVKLGAEYLSEERLEILLENLSRAPKQSQVVLSLFQLQAVNKKPIKISELVETSGGSKAVIKALVDKEILEEYFIRTDRVNYEGEEENYALKALNAYQEEALADITKGFGDNKTVLLHGVTSSGKTEVYVKLIEDCIRSGKQALYLLPEIALTTQLIARLQDYFGEKVSIYHSKYNIQERVEVWNNVLAKKPKAQIVIGARSALFLPYSELGLIVVDEEHEGSFKQFDPAPRYHARDAAIVLANLHSSNILLGSATPSIESYHNARTGKYAYAEIRRRFGNVLMPEIELVDLKEHARKKRMKGHFSERLLEEIKESLEGGEQIILFQNRRGYAPIVECTTCGHSPQCPNCDVSLTFHKYKKQLRCHYCGYHMALQESCQACGSPTLDTKGFGTEQVEKELETLLPEAKTWRMDLDTTRGKHGYEKIITAFEQQEMDILVGTQMLTKGLDFRNVGLVGIMNADSLLNFPDYRAHERCFQLLTQVAGRAGRTQKRGKVIIQSYNPYHRILTQVSNNDYEGMFKEQLYEREQFKYPPEIRIVRITFKHKEYNRLNEAAEWFAKALRGALGSNVLGPEYPPVARIRNQYLKNVMVKIPQNASLTKTKEITRRIEKSFNAISQYRSVRVIYNVDHI
- a CDS encoding LytR/AlgR family response regulator transcription factor, giving the protein MKLRSIIVDDSSMQRMAVVKLVNSHPQLTMVAEYSNAIEAKNGIKNHEIDLIFLDVEMPIINGFDLLESLENSPQVILITGKPDYALKAFDYDVTDYLHKPITLARFDASVKRAISKYEQMHQTLEDEEHIFVKSNLKKRKVILNDIKWIEALGDYIKLVTDEANIVILSTMKSFEKELPEEKFLRIHKSYIVNLEKIEKFNSKNVEVSGRSIPLSRNKKTELAEALSNV
- the rpsF gene encoding 30S ribosomal protein S6, which codes for MNHYETVFILNPVLSEEQIAETVKKFEDFLIKNGAKMVSKENWGLKKLAYAIQHKKSGFYHLFEFTAPGEVVAPYEQELKREERVMRFLTVKLDKHAIEWAEKRRSRLKTKA